One segment of Salvia splendens isolate huo1 chromosome 20, SspV2, whole genome shotgun sequence DNA contains the following:
- the LOC121780636 gene encoding receptor kinase-like protein Xa21 encodes MIDLTRFSALQILLAQFNHFNGDVRNILSSLTNCTNLQTLTLGNNHFTGSLPDSIGNLSNHLSFLSLHTNQLSGSIPSSIGNLVGLTSLGAFSNNLRGPIPSSIGKLHKLQEIYFAENRLTNEIPFSLGNLTLLNNLYLEKNNLSGSIPHSLGNCTNLLALELSENNLSGSIPSEIIKLSSISVELGLSDNVLTGTIPSEVGALRNLGYMDLSHNRLSGTIPPSLESCVTLSMLYLDGNSLQGEIPDSLYALRGLEYLDISQNNLSGMIPRFLVQLRLLYLNLSFNELQGEVPTLGVFQNESAISLEGNQGLCGGIASLNLPSCPSSPKSNKKSFGKILIPTIVGAICLALAVCLCVIIIYKRRAHLIVGTPTFQGPDFLRLSYADLLSATEGFSETNLLGIGRFGSVYKGTINGDDEQQTDLAVKVLDLRVRGACKSLASECNALRGIRHRNLLKIVSVCDSTDFQGNDFKALVYELVSNGSLENWLHSEGEGRRNLSAIQRLNIAIDIASAVEYLHCGTNSIVIHGDLKPSNILLDQDMVAKVGDFGLAKIVSSISQSLPSTEGSSSSAIKGTIGYIAPEYGMSLVASMQGDVYSYGVLVLEMFTNRRPTSDAFEGCLDLQDFVSTALTDHVMEVVDPFLHQELNVDEKYWECIVSILRIGVRCSKQLPRDRMSMTEVVNDLKKIKKVFPVCKNGRNVASLQH; translated from the exons ATGATAGATTTAACTAGGTTTTCAGCTCTTCaaattcttttggctcaatttaACCATTTCAATGGAGATGTACGTAATATTTTATCATCGCTGACAAATTGCACCAACCTTCAAACTTTGACGTTGGGTAATAACCATTTCACTGGTTCGTTGCCAGATTCCATTGGCAATCTTTCTAATCACTTGTCGTTCTTATCCCTTCATACAAATCAGTTGAGTGGAAGCATTCCATCTAGTATAGGAAACCTTGTTGGTCTCACTAGTTTGGGAGCTTTTAGCAATAATCTACGAGGTCCAATTCCTTCATCCATTGGAAAACTTCATAAGTTGCAAGAAATATATTTCGCTGAAAATAGACTGACAAATGAGATACCATTTTCATTAGGCAACTTGACTTTGTTGAACAATCTCTACTTGGAAAAAAACAATCTTTCTGGGAGTATACCTCATAGTCTTGGCAACTGTACCAACTTGTTAGCGTTAGAACTTTCAGAAAACAATCTCAGTGGCTCAATACCTTCCGAAATCATTAAACTTTCCTCCATCTCTGTTGAACTTGGCCTATCTGACAACGTTTTGACTGGTACTATTCCATCAGAAGTCGGGGCTTTGAGAAATCTTGGGTACATGGACTTGTCCCACAATAGATTATCCGGAACCATACCGCCTTCTTTGGAGAGTTGTGTGACGCTCAGTATGCTTTACCTAGATGGAAATTCTCTTCAGGGTGAGATACCTGACAGTCTCTATGCTCTGAGAGGTTTAGAATATTTGGATATTTCGCAGAATAATCTCTCAGGGATGATTCCAAGATTTCTTGTCCAGCTTCGGCTGCTGTATCTCAACCTTTCTTTCAATGAGTTGCAAGGTGAAGTCCCAACTCTCGGAGTTTTCCAAAATGAGAGTGCAATCTCACTTGAAGGAAACCAAGGCTTGTGTGGTGGAATTGCAAGCCTAAACCTACCTTCTTGTCCATCATCACCAAAATCCAACAAGAAAAGTTTTGGGAAAATCTTGATCCCAACTATTGTCGGAGCCATATGCCTAGCGCTTGCAGTGTGCTTATGTGTGATCATTATCTACAAGAGACGCGCACATCTAATTGTTGGAACCCCGACATTCCAAGGGCCAGACTTTTTGAGGCTATCTTATGCTGATCTCTTGAGTGCCACAGAAGGATTCTCAGAGACAAACCTACTTGGTATAGGGAGATTTGGATCCGTATACAAAGGAACTATCAATGGTGATGATGAGCAGCAGACAGATTTAGCAGTGAAGGTGCTAGATCTTAGAGTAAGAGGAGCTTGTAAGAGTTTGGCATCAGAATGCAATGCATTGAGAGGCATACGACACAGAAACTTGCTCAAGATTGTGAGTGTATGTGACAGCACTGATTTTCAAGGGAATGATTTCAAGGCATTGGTGTACGAATTAGTTTCCAACGGAAGCCTCGAGAACTGGCTACATTCTGAGGGTGAAGGCAGGAGAAATCTTAGTGCTATTCAGAGACTCAATATTGCAATTGATATTGCATCTGCAGTCGAGTACTTGCATTGTGGTACTAACTCCATAGTTATTCATGGAGATTTAAAGCCGAGTAACATTCTCTTGGATCAAGACATGGTCGCCAAAGTTGGTGATTTTGGTTTAGCCAAAATTGTTTCAAGCATTTCACAGAGCTTGCCATCTACAGAAGGAAGCAGTTCATCAGCAATAAAGGGTACAATAGGCTACATTGCTCCAG AGTATGGCATGAGCCTCGTTGCATCAATGCAAGGGGATGTATACAGTTACGGAGTTCTAGTGCTAGAGATGTTCACAAACAGAAGACCAACAAGTGATGCATTTGAAGGGTGCCTAGATCTCCAAGACTTCGTTAGCACGGCTTTAACGGACCATGTAATGGAAGTAGTGGATCCATTTCTTCATCAAGAACTTAATGTAGATGAAAAGTATTGGGAGTGCATTGTTTCAATTTTGAGGATTGGAGTGAGATGCTCCAAGCAACTTCCAAGAGATCGCATGTCGATGACAGAGGTTGTTAATGActtgaaaaagataaaaaaagtgTTTCCAGTTTGTAAAAATGGAAGAAATGTTGCTTCGTTACAACATTGA
- the LOC121780638 gene encoding uncharacterized protein LOC121780638 isoform X2: MASSDGVRDGQRGGGQRDRPSRKFKKGDQTRRLWNHRKEEILGVTLVELVALGWKSDNGFRSRYLQRCEDSIRQEFPTTDIKRTPNIVSKITSWKNSYSSLRNILERSGVGFSVNGDYKIDIDDDQWEQVVQRDPKAKFMRNKS, encoded by the exons ATGGCGTCGAGCGATGGTGTTAGGGACGGCCAACGTGGTGGAG GCCAACGTGACAGACCTAGCCGGAAATTCAAAAAGGGGGATCAGACGCGTAGATTGTGGAACCACCGCAAAGAAGAGATCCTTGGGGTGACTTTGGTCGAACTTGTAGCCCTTGGGTGGAAATCTGACAACGGTTTCCGTTCTAGGTATCTCCAGAGGTGTGAGGATAGTATCAGACAAGAGTTTCCGACCACTGATATTAAGAGGACTCCAAATATCGTGTCGAAGATCACGTCATGGAAGAACAGCTACAGCTCCCTTCGCAACATACTAGAGAGGTCCGGTGTTGGTTTTAGCGTCAATGGAGACTACAAAATTGACATAGACGACGACCAATGGGAGCAAGTTGTTCAG CGCGATCCCAAAGCGAAGTTCATGCGGAACAAGTCTTAG
- the LOC121780638 gene encoding uncharacterized protein LOC121780638 isoform X1 produces the protein MASSDGVRDGQRGGGQRDRPSRKFKKGDQTRRLWNHRKEEILGVTLVELVALGWKSDNGFRSRYLQRCEDSIRQEFPTTDIKRTPNIVSKITSWKNSYSSLRNILERSGVGFSVNGDYKIDIDDDQWEQVVQVRNWYCLLFCCPPEHCTKR, from the exons ATGGCGTCGAGCGATGGTGTTAGGGACGGCCAACGTGGTGGAG GCCAACGTGACAGACCTAGCCGGAAATTCAAAAAGGGGGATCAGACGCGTAGATTGTGGAACCACCGCAAAGAAGAGATCCTTGGGGTGACTTTGGTCGAACTTGTAGCCCTTGGGTGGAAATCTGACAACGGTTTCCGTTCTAGGTATCTCCAGAGGTGTGAGGATAGTATCAGACAAGAGTTTCCGACCACTGATATTAAGAGGACTCCAAATATCGTGTCGAAGATCACGTCATGGAAGAACAGCTACAGCTCCCTTCGCAACATACTAGAGAGGTCCGGTGTTGGTTTTAGCGTCAATGGAGACTACAAAATTGACATAGACGACGACCAATGGGAGCAAGTTGTTCAGGTACGTAACTGGtattgtttgttattttgttgtccGCCTGAGCATTGTACTAAACGATGA